Proteins encoded by one window of Lathyrus oleraceus cultivar Zhongwan6 chromosome 1, CAAS_Psat_ZW6_1.0, whole genome shotgun sequence:
- the LOC127102360 gene encoding uncharacterized protein LOC127102360 has protein sequence MSQHQTPSGSKTTKPTHKDNTPSMEFLDDEILDVVPLSVIPGEAPDSNLPMDASASACPTQGNSSSIPSRSTHATSSKEDMHHTDRVIRNLVTRILNEGHSVDGVSTPLSRMYPSPEVEPHSEKDADSSRSEKDMDVEGLCSLGKTMSSKKSVASTTANASQSEKHNSANNMIDLEDDSKVDVKKRKVREVSESDEDVEEDFPDISPVKRTTVRKSPVKVVVVHLDNISFYIEDGTAKWKFVIQRRVAVERELGKDDVEVKEVMDLIKNVGLMKTVARGKCITFSPTVINKFLGRGIEGACELEATDNEVCREITARQVKEWPSKKHLPAGKLTIKYDILHKIGSANWMPTNHISTISNTIGRFIFVVGTKLKFDYGSHVEDIVMTSAVKKPASEGGLIAELKEMCKELGAGIRVATARKESLEALITSLGQGEVMFYCFDVYFSGFSGLVCWIVSQLV, from the exons atgtcacaacatcaaactCCATCTGGTTCAAAAACTACTAAGCCTACTCACAAGGATAACACTCCTTCCATGGAATTTCTTGATGATGAAATTTTGGATGTGGTCCCTTTGTCTGTTATTCCAGGCGAAGCCCCTGACTCAAACCTTCCCATGGATGCATCAGCTTCTGCATGCCCCACTCAAGGTAACAGCTCTAGTATCCCTTCTAGATCTACTCATGCCACTAGTTCTAAGGAAGATATGCaccacactgatcgtgtcattagaaacctagtcactagaatcctgAATGAAGGACATTCTGTGGATGGAGTGTCTACTCCTCTGTCTAGAAtgtacccctctcctgaggttgaaccTCATAGTGAGAAGGATGCCGATTCCTCTAGATCTGAGAAGGACATGGATGTTGAAGGTTTGTGCTCTCTAGGGAAAACTATGTCTAGTAAAAAATCGGTGGCATCTACAACTGCAAATGCTTCACAGTCTGAGAAGCATAATTCTGCAAACAATAtgattgacctagaggatgatag CAAAGTAGATGTGAAGAAGAGAAAGGTTAGAGAAGTTTCTGAGTCTGACGAAGATGTTGAGGAAGATTtccctgacatctcccctgtGAAGAGGACAACTGTGAGGAAGTCCCCTGTGAAAGTTGTTGTTGTGCATTTGGACAATATCTCTTTTTATATTGAAGATGGAactgccaaatggaagtttgtgatcCAAAGAAGGGTGGCTGTAGAGAGAGAGTTAGGCAAGGATGATGTtgaggtcaaagaggtcatggacctaatTAAGAATGTTGGGTTAATGAAGACTGTGGCTAG agggaagtgtatcaCATTTTCTCCCACTGTCATTAACAAGTTTCTGGGAAGAGGTATAGAAGGTGCATGTGAATtggaagccacagacaatgaggtctgtagagaAATTACAGCAAGGCAGGTGAAAGAGTGGCCTAGtaaaaagcatcttcctgctgGGAAGCTGACTATTAAGTATGAcatattgcataaaataggatCTGCAAATTGGATGCCTACCAACCACATTTCCACAATTTCAAATACCATTGGAAGATTTATCTTTGTTGTTGGAACCAAGCTaaaatttgattatg GTagtcatgtcgaagacattgtcatgacatctgctgtgaaaAAGCCAGCCTCAGAAGGTGGACTTATTGCTGAGCTGAAGGAAATGTGTAAAGAGCTGGGTGCAGGAATAAGGGTAGCAACAGCTAGGAAAGAATCGTTGGAAGCCCTGATTACAAGCTTGGGACAAGGTGAAG TTATGTTCTACTGCTTTGATGTgtatttttctggattttctggTTTGGTTTGTTGGATTGTATCTCAGCTTGTTTAA